In Acidobacteriota bacterium, the sequence CTCACCGATTGGGGAAGTCCCAACAGGTCGGTTGTCACCAGCACGGCCCGCCGGCCTGTCCCGTCTTCAAGCGCCAATGCCTTGGCGTGTAACTCCAGCAGCGTCCCCTCAGAGGCGTGGGTTCTTGCAGCGTAACCCCCCATCCAAAGCGAGCCGTGCGGCGTAATCTTGACCTTCGCCAATCCCGCCTTCCAGGACCCGCCGGCAGCATAAGCGCTTCTGCATAATAATGCACAAAATACAAGAGACACTATCGCGGCAGAAGCCCTGCGTATTGACACGTTATCCTCCCTAAGTGATGACCAACGTTTACAAAGACTCTTTACCGCCATTGAACGAGCAATAAGACCGCCGTGCCTGCTCGGCAAGCCCAGGCAAATGGCTAGAGTGCGGTGAGGCGACGGGCATGCCAACTACTTTAGACCGGAAAGATGCGCCCAAGATTCTCATCGTCTCCAGGTTCTGCTGGAGCGGGAAGATCTTCAATTGTGGCCGCCCGCTCGTCGCGCCCGGAAATCGCCCCGACGCTCGTAAATTTTCGCGACAGCGCGAACGACGTCCTCCATGTCCGCCTGTTCGCCCAGGAGTAAGCGGTGTTCAAGCCAGACAGCTTCCTCACACGCCCGCTCTGCATTCGGGCAAGTATCCGCAAATGAGGCGTAATCGATCGTGTGGTTATAGTGCCCGCAGGCCAACGGGCAGCCGCGCGGATAGAAATCTTGATGCAGGAACATTGGGTTCTTATAAATTGGATGCGCATAGCCCCCGGAACATGGGATGCCTTCGGCTTCCAGAGCGGTCAAAAATTCATCGCGCGAGATACCAAACACGGATTGATCAAAGCGGAAGATATAGATGTGGTGGGAATGGCTCGTGGCATAGTCGCGCTGGGCCAGAGGGCGGATTCCGTGAATTTCCGCGAGCCGGCGATTTAGATAAACCGCATTCTGGTGCCGTGTGGCATTTTGAGCTGCAATGCGTTTCAGTTGTTCTATAAGGATAGCTCCCTGGAATTCCGTCATACGGTAATTCCATCCAAGGCGATGATGTTCATACCACGGCCGGTCAAAATCGCGCCCGGCCCACATATAGGATTCGCACTTTATCGCAAGATCTTTATCACTGACGGTAATCAGACCCCCCTCGCCAGCCGTCATGTTCTTTGAAGCCTGAAAGCTGAAAGTGCCAGCATGCCCAATAGACCCCAGCCCACGCCCATTCCAAGCGCCACCGTGAGCATGAGCTGCGTCTTCTATAAGAATCAAATTGTGCCGTGCGGCAATCTGCTGGAAGGCGCCCATGTCTGCGGCATGGCCGGCAAAATGGACCACGATGATTGCTCGCGTACTTGGCGTGATAGCCTTCTCGGCCTGGGGCGGAGACATATTGAAGGTCTCGAGATCAATGTCCGCGAAGATCGGTACGGCGTTGTTCATTAGTACTGCGCTGGCCGTGGCGATAAATGTGTAGGGAGGCACAATGACCTCGTCGCCGGGGCCGATGCCCAGCGCCTTGAGCG encodes:
- a CDS encoding DegT/DnrJ/EryC1/StrS family aminotransferase, whose translation is MGQLAILGGKPVRERPFPSWPVFDDSEERALVNVLRSGKWWRYSYGEGLELREREDSQSRSRVAEFQEAFARFQGAKYGVGCANGTAAIEVALKALGIGPGDEVIVPPYTFIATASAVLMNNAVPIFADIDLETFNMSPPQAEKAITPSTRAIIVVHFAGHAADMGAFQQIAARHNLILIEDAAHAHGGAWNGRGLGSIGHAGTFSFQASKNMTAGEGGLITVSDKDLAIKCESYMWAGRDFDRPWYEHHRLGWNYRMTEFQGAILIEQLKRIAAQNATRHQNAVYLNRRLAEIHGIRPLAQRDYATSHSHHIYIFRFDQSVFGISRDEFLTALEAEGIPCSGGYAHPIYKNPMFLHQDFYPRGCPLACGHYNHTIDYASFADTCPNAERACEEAVWLEHRLLLGEQADMEDVVRAVAKIYERRGDFRARRAGGHN